Proteins from one Oryza sativa Japonica Group chromosome 12, ASM3414082v1 genomic window:
- the LOC4352511 gene encoding DNA-directed RNA polymerases II, IV and V subunit 9B: MSTMKFCRECNNILYPKEDRDQKILLYACRNCDHQEVADNNCVYRNVVHHSAGEFTQVLQDVAGDPTLPRTKAVRCAVCGHGEAVFFQATARGEEGMTLFFVCCNPSCGHRWRE, from the exons ATGAGTACCATGAAATTTTGCCGCGAATG CAACAACATACTGTATCCCAAGGAGGATAGGGACCAGAAGATTCTGCTCTATGCCTGCAGGAACTGTGACCACCAG GAGGTTGCAGACAACAACTGCGTCTACCGGAATGTGGTGCACCACAGCGCCGGAGAGTTCACCCAAGTGCTCCAGGATGTCGCCGGCGATCCGACTCTCCCTCGCACCAAGGCGGTCCGGTGCGCGGTCTGTGGCCACGGCGAGGCCGTGTTCTTCCAG GCCACTGCCAGAGGGGAGGAAGGGATGACCCTGTTCTTCGTCTGCTGCAACCCGAGCTGCGGTCACAGATGGAGAGAATGA
- the LOC4352512 gene encoding RNA pseudouridine synthase 1, producing the protein MTRLPLLLHSPRFAAALTTPPPPPLPPARRLVAAAAGGDLSLAMSAATGEYPVPVSPPYPAASKDVELRRAMTASARSAAYSSAPVVFEDEWLAVVDKPAGVYCDALLSALPCSAATLGDEATKPNLHLANRLDRDTSGLMVITKCNKVAGKLVKAFTEHKVKKTYLALCIGYPPAWEKIKICSGHGRSKHGAWRVYAMSDVGRSLPGGSVVRDMSTRFEVLGINGKGQFREPSNFEVDETESITVQEKAADLTSDGDEKNSIILVRAYPQSGRTHQIRLHCQYLGFPIRGDVKYSGVIEWNGVDYDGHALHAESLSFVHPVTGLPVTFRSPLPSWANEFISTMA; encoded by the exons ATGACGAGActacccctcctcctccactcgccccgcttcgccgccgcactgaccacgccgccgccgccgccgctgccaccggcgcgccgcctcgtcgccgccgctgcaggaGGAGACCTATCGCTCGCGATGTCGGCGGCAACCGGGGAGTACCCGGTCCCGGTCTCCCCTCCCTACCCGGCGGCGTCCAAGGACGTGGAGCTCCGGCGCGCCATGACGGCCTCGGCGCGCTCCGCCGCCTACTCCTCCGCGCCCGTCGTGTTCGAGGACGAgtggctcgccgtcgtcgacaaGCCCGCGGGAGTCTACTgcgacgccctcctctccgctctcccTTGCTCCGCTGCCACATTAG GGGATGAAGCAACTAAACCTAACCTTCACCTCGCCAACAGGCTAGACCGTGATACCAGTGGGCTCATGGTTATTACCAAATGCAATAAGGTTGCTGGGAAGCTAGTGAAGGCGTTTACAGAGCACAAAGTTAAGAAAACATATCTAGCTCTTTGCATAGGTTACCCACCAGCATGGGAGAAGATTAAGATATGCTCTGGCCATGGTCGATCAAAACATGGTGCTTGGCGTGTGTACGCTATGTCTGATGTTGGACGATCACTACCAGGGGGTTCCGTTGTACGCGACATGAGTACACGATTTGAAGTTCTGGGAATCAATGGCAAGGGACAGTTTAGAGAACCAtctaattttgaagttgatgaAACAGAGTCTATTACCGTACAAGAGAAGGCAGCTGACCTGACTTCAGATGGTGATGAGAAGAACAGCATAATTTTGGTTAGAGCCTATCCTCAGAGTGGACGAACACATCAGATTCGTCTGCACTGTCAGTATCTTGGGTTCCCTATCAGAGGTGATGTGAAGTACAGCGGAGTTATTGAGTGGAATGGTGTGGATTATGATGGCCATGCATTGCATGCTGAGAGCTTGTCATTTGTACACCCAGTCACTGGATTGCCAGTCACCTTCCGGTCACCTCTCCCTTCATGGGCGAATGAATTTATTTCGACGATGGCATAA